One window from the genome of Cryptomeria japonica chromosome 6, Sugi_1.0, whole genome shotgun sequence encodes:
- the LOC131856077 gene encoding uncharacterized protein LOC131856077, with protein sequence MSSQGTSEDNMEIHSHSENDSEFEPENEGGDHGADPEAQSSSMASAAASTGCPSELLAPYARGHFDPKSPLKQFASQISVQGTASHSSGGTRKWKCNICDREWFGSISRVNAHFLFWRGKGVKHCKFLEEPKNIHYRIEFNRLWGVPDDTNISMPTTLSARASLHDSQNVPVPHTYHASQAGGMMFGSPSTSTSTAARAGKRKLHTPQSNPIADMFNVQLRDEIDESIGNFFFANGIPFHVSRSPYYRKMIDMVAKGGPSYVPPGETKMRTSILDKSYSKINILMEKMKACWVASGCSIVMDGWTNISHRPLINVMVTCAEGPYFLRAVDCTGHRKDADFQFQVLREAIEEVGPQNVVQVVTDAAYVCRAAGRLVEAAYRHIWWTPCCVHAMNNALKDMGKIDWIRGVVTDARDVQMFICNHHISHALFRTFAKKEFLKPVETRYASYFILLERMIELQEALQLMVMTNEWNRWAEAKTEQGRRVKEIVKSDVFWTDAKYIVSIISPVFQVIRYGDGDAPNLGEVYECIDSMLGQMRAAVRVKDPSLAFYNEQIRPIIQSRWDKLNTPLHMAAFALNPKWYKARPGRTTPIEDDEVKAGFFRCIEKMFDSRDAGTMRTEWGRFATLRGYSDAAKMDIDIMAQEDPLLWWKCHGPKSLTTTLAIRLLSQVSSSSAAERNWSTYSFIHSLKRNRLTSKRAEKLVAVHSALRLIDRKTLMYKESPAARWDVEPEEPSQIDEDDPTTSDAGLVGVSLRDLDPQESSSSSEEEFADD encoded by the coding sequence atgagctcccaaggcacgagtgaagataacatggaaatccattctcatagtgagaatgattcagaatttgaacctgaaaatgaggggggtgaccatggggctgatcctgaagcccaatctagttctatggcaagtgcagcagctagtacaggttgcccttcagagttgttggcaccatatgctaggggtcattttgatcctaagtctcctctaaaacagtttgcttcacaaatatcagtacaaggcactgcatcacattcaagtgggggaacaaggaagtggaagtgcaatatttgtgacagagaatggttcggtagcattagcagggtgaatgcacactttctattttggagaggaaaaggcgtgaaacattgtaagtttttggaggaacccaaaaatatacattacagaattgagtttaacaggctttggggggttccagatgacacaaatatttcaatgcctactactttgtctgctagggcatcacttcacgacagccagaatgtgccagtgccacatacttatcatgcttcgcaggcgggaggaatgatgtttggatctccatctacttccacttctactgctgccagggctgggaaacgtaagttgcatacaccacagagcaaccccattgctgatatgtttaatgtgcagctgagagatgagatagatgaatccattggcaatttcttctttgccaatggcattccatttcatgtttcacggtctccttattataggaagatgatagatatggtggccaagggaggaccatcttatgtgccaccaggggagacgaaaatgaggacctcgatcttggataaaagctattccaagatcaatattttgatggagaagatgaaggcatgttgggtggcatcggggtgcagcatagttatggatgggtggacgaacattagccatcgtccactcatcaacgtcatggtcacatgtgcagagggcccatacttccttagagcagttgattgtacagggcatcgtaaagatgctgatttccagtttcaggtcctcagggaggctattgaggaggttgggccacaaaatgtggtccaagtagtgacagatgcagcctatgtgtgtagagcagcagggagactcgttgaggcagcctatagacacatttggtggaccccatgttgtgtgcatgccatgaacaatgcactcaaggacatggggaagattgactggattagaggagtggtcaccgatgcgagagatgtgcagatgtttatctgcaaccaccacatttcacatgcactcttcaggaccttcgcgaagaaggagttcttgaaaccagttgagactagatatgcatcctatttcattctcttggagagaatgattgagttgcaagaggcattgcaactcatggttatgactaatgagtggaataggtgggctgaggccaagacagagcaggggagaagggtgaaggagatagtgaagagtgatgtgttttggactgatgcgaaatacattgtctccatcatttctccagtattccaggtgatcagatatggggatggggatgcacctaaccttggagaggtgtatgagtgcattgactctatgcttggccagatgagggctgctgtgcgagtgaaggacccctctctagcattctacaatgagcaaatccggcctatcattcagagtagatgggacaagttgaacactcctttgcatatggctgcctttgccttgaatcctaagtggtacaaggctagaccgggtagaacgacaccgattgaggatgatgaggtgaaggcaggtttctttaggtgcatagagaagatgtttgattccagagatgccggcacaatgcgcactgagtggggaagatttgccactcttagaggttattcagatgcagcaaagatggatatagacattatggcacaggaggacccacttttgtggtggaaatgtcatggcccgaaatctttgaccaccactctagccatccgtctgctatcccaggtttccagttcttcagctgctgagaggaactggtctacatatagcttcatccactctcttaagaggaacagacttacctctaagagagcagagaagcttgtggctgtacacagtgctttgcgtctcattgaccgcaagacacttatgtacaaggagagtccagcggcacgatgggatgtagagccagaggagccttcacagattgatgaggatgatcctaccacttcagatgcagggctagttggtgtgagcttgagggaccttgatcctcaggagtccagcagttccagtgaggaggagtttgcagatgattag